The following DNA comes from Chitinophaga nivalis.
TCGTCTGCGTTGCGCTTGTTGTTAAATCCATATAAACAATATTTATTGTTGTATCATTTTTATCAATTTCCGGCTATAAGATAGCGCTACCCCTTCCAATATACCCAGCAGTCCCAGTACCACCATAAAAGCGGATGCATAGCTACCCGTCACCGGTAATACACTAAAAAATACCGTCCCTAAAACCGCGACACCCAAGGCACTGCCCATTTGCATGGTGGTACTCACCACCCCCGCGGCCAATCCCGCTGTTTCTACCGGTATACCGGCCAATACCATCCGTACAATCACCGGCATCACAATACCATGTCCCACACCGGCACATAATAAAGCAGCATATAGTACTACACCCGGTAACGGCTGGAACCACAAGGCCGGCACCGACAGCAAAAAGCCGGTACTCAGCAGTAATAATCCGATTAACAACACCTTCTCCCTAAACCTGCGTGCCAGCGCAGCACTCACAGCCGGGCCAATGAAAAAGCCTGCTGCATAAGGCAATACGGCCAATCCAGCCTGTAACACCGTCCAATGAAAACCACTTTGCAGGTAAACAGGATACACCATAAAAAATGAAGCCGTATTGTTGAACAGAAAGATAACAGTCAGGCCGGTTAAAAACCGCTTATCGCGGAACAACTGCAGATAGATGAGCGGATCCCGCCCTTCCCGGATGATGCGTTGTTCTGTACGAACAAACCACAGCATAACCGGAATAGCCAGGGCCATACAAATGAATACCCATAACGGCCAACCGGCTTCCCGCCCTTTGATCAGCGGATAAATAAACAGGAATAAAGCCGCAGAGATGAGTATCACACCCGGTATATCCAGACGTAATCTTTTTTCAGGGCGATTTTCCGGTATAAAACGCATCGCCAGTATCACAGCGGCAATGCCTATTGGAATGTTAATCAGGAAAACGGTTTCCCAGGTCAGGCCGAAAGGATGCCACTCCAGGAGTAAGCCACCACATAGCTGCCCCGCAATGGAAGCCAGGCCGAACGTAGCACCAAACAAACCCATCGCACGGGGTTGTTCTGCTGCCGGAAAGATCACCCGAATGGAAGATAACACCTGTGGCGCCAGCATGGCGGCCGATAGCCCCTGTACAATACGGGCGGCGATCAATATCCCTGCATTCGGTGCAAACGCACAAATAGCAGAAGTAAGCGTAAACACACACATCCCGATGATAAATACCCGTTTCCTGCCGTAAATATCGCCCAAACGCCCACCAGTTACCACAAATACAGCATATGCAGCACCGTAGCCGGTAACAATAAACTGCAGCTCACTGCTGCTGGCATGTAGCCCTTCCCGCATCGCCGGCAAGGCTATATTGACAATGAAAAAATCCAGTGGTGATAAAAAAGCGCCCATCAATAGTACCGCTAATGCCCGCCACCTGGCGGGGTATGGAAAGGTTGCATCCATGCCTGACATATCCTTATTTTTAGGATGCAAAGGAAGCAAGGATGCCTGGAAAAAAAATTGGACTTTAAGAGGATTGTCCGGTACTTTTGTTACATGTATACCAAGGAAACCAAACAGCCTTTTGATTTGCTCCTGCAAGAGATGGACAGCTGGGAAGCACTTCCCTATGCACATAATTTCTTTGAACTGATATATATCCGGGAAGGAAAAGGCAGCATTACTGTGAACAATAACAGTCATGCCTATACGAAAGAAAATATTTTTTTATTAACACCAACAGATAAATATCATTTTGATATAGAAGATCCCACTCAATTTTTATTTATCCGTTTTACAGACCTGTCTTTTTCCCGGTTTGAAGACGAAACAGCTCACCTGGAATTCTGTGACTGGACAAAAAAAACACAATATCTTTTTAACAACCTGCAGTCGAAAACAGGCTCGCTGTTCCGGAGTGAAGCGGATGCCGCCTTCGGCAACGCCCTGCTCACAGCCATTGTGCGGGAATACCAGCAACAGGAAGCAGGCTATCAGTTAGTACTCCGGCAATCTGTTACTATTCTGCTCAACATCCTGGCCCGTAACGTTTCCCTGGGGGAACCTGCCAGGCTGCAAAAGAAAACACCCAAGAACGATATCATACAGATCGTTGGTTACATCCAGCAACATATTCATGCGCCGGAATTACTTAAAATAAAAGTGATGGCGGCCCACTTTCATTTCTCCCAAAACTATCTGGGCGCCTATTTCCGGGAACGTACCGGCGAGAGCATACAGGACTATGTGATCAATTACAAACTGAAACTGGTGGAAACCAGGCTGGCACATAGTAATATGCGGATCAGTGAAATAGCGGAGGAGCTTCATTTTACAGATGAGAGCTATTTATCGCGCCTCTTCAAAAAGTATAGGGGCATGACACCGGGCGCCTACCGGAAAATGCTGGCAAAGGTGTAACTACCCATTTTTTCTCTTATCTTGTCTGTCTAAAAAAAGGTATCATGCAATACACCCCTGCGACAGACAGATACGATCACATGACTTACCAACGCTGCGGCAGGAGCGGCATACAACTACCCGCTCTGTCTCTCGGACTATGGCACAACTTCGGCTCTATCGATAATTTTGAAAACGGCCGCAGTATTATCCGTCATGCTTTTGATAAGGGTATTACCCATTTCGATCTCGCCAATAACTATGGCCCGCAACCCGGCAGTGCCGAAGAAAATTTCGGTCGTATCCTTAAAAAGGATTTTACCGGACACCTGCGGGATGAACTGATCATCTCCACCAAAGCAGGTTATACCATGTGGCCCGGCCCTTATGGCGACAAAGGCTCCCGGAAGTATCTCATTTCCAGCCTGGATCAAAGTCTGCGCCGGATGCAACTGGATTATGTAGATATTTTCTACTCCCACAGACCTGACCCGGACACCCCATTGGAAGAAACCATGGGCGCGCTGCACAGCATTGTACAACAAGGAAAGGCGCTCTATGTAGGGCTCTCCAACTATACTGCCGAACAAAGTGAAAAAGCCATCAACCTGTTAAAACAATTGGGTACACCCTGCCTGATACATCAGCCCAAATACAGTATGTTTGAGCGCTGGGTGGAAAATGGTTTACTGGATGTACTGGAAAATCATGGTGTAGGTTGTATTCCGTTTTCGCCGCTGGCACAAGGACTCCTCACCGATCGTTACCTGCATGGTATTCCTGCAGGATCACGTGCCAGCAGGCCTTCCGGATTTCTACAGGAAAAAGAGATTACACCGGAAAAAATTGAACAGGTAAAAAAACTGCATGAGCTAGCCCGGCATCGGGGACAATCTCTCGCACAGATGGCCATTGCCTGGTTGCTGAAAGATAAACGTATCACAACCGTGTTGATTGGCGCCAGTTCTGTTGCCCAACTGGACGACAACCTGCTGGCACTGCAACAAACTGCGTTTACGCCTGCTGAATTACAGACCATCGAAAATATTCTCCGCAACGGTGCGTAAATAAATAGTTAGTGTGATCATCAAACAGGCATCTCCCATCATTGCTGATAAGGAGAGATGCCTGTTTGATGATTAATTTATTGTTGTCTTTTTGTTACCGCACTTTCCGGGGCTTCGCTCTTTCATACTGCACCGGCCATTGCATACTGTCGTCATCCAGTTCATGTGCTGCCCGTAATGGGAAATAAGGATCCCGCAGCAGTTCACGGGCCATCAGTACCAGATCGGCCTGTTCTTCCGCAATGATGGATGCCGCTTCTGCAGCTGTAGTAATCATGCCTACTGCACCCGTAGCGATACCGGTTTCCCGGCGAATGGCTGCGGCAAAAGGTGTCTGATAAAGCGGGCCCGCCACAATCTGCTGATGTGCGGCCAGTCCGCCGGAAGAGCAGTCGATCAGGTCTACGCCCTTATTTTTGAGCACCGCCGCCAGCTTCACGGACTCCTCCAGGTTCCAGCCTCCTTCGGCCCAATCGGTAGCGGATATACGTACCAGCAGCGGATACTGCTCCGGCCATACTTCCCGCACCGCCTCCACAGTTTGCACCAGCAGCCGTATCCTGTTGTCGAAGGAGCCGCCATATGCATCCGTGCGGGTATTGCTGAGCGGAGATAAAAAATTATGCAACAGGTAACCATGCGCCGCATGGATCTCTACGACTTTAAATCCGGCTTTGCGCGCACGTATGGTAGCAGCCTGGAAATCATCCAGTACTTTACGTATGCCTGTTTCCGTGAGGGCTTCCGGTATGGGAAAGTCTTCCTTGAAAGGAATAGCGCTGGGGGCTACTGTCTGCCAGCCACCATCGGCAGGCGCTACCAGCCCTGTTCCGTCCCAGGGCCGCAGGGTACTGGCTTTCCGGCCGGCATGCGCCAGCTGTATGCCCGGTACGGCACCCTGACTTTCCACAAAGGCCGTAATGCGTTGTAACATATCCAGATGTTCCTCCTTCCAGATACCCAGGTCCTGGGGAGAAATACGGCCCTCCGGTGATATGGCCGTCGCTTCTGTCAGCACCAGGCCGGCGCCGCCTACCGCCCGGCTTCCCAGGTGTACCAGGTGCCAGTCGGTAGCAAAACCATCTTCAGAAGAATACTCACACATAGGAGACACGGCAATACGGTTCCGTAGTGTTACTTCCCGTAATTGTAAAGGGCTGAACAAATGTGTCATCTTTCTTTTTTTTAGGAGTACTTAAAATTAAGGATTTCTTCGGAAGCAACTCTTCACCCCCAAATGATTCTCCCTCCGGCAACAACCGGTATCTGCTGTCACTTCAACTTATCTTCTTCCACGCCACCAGCCGATCCGGCACTTCGTAATTCTCTCCAAATGCTGTAATTTTAACCCAATATACCTATAGTCATAATGTATTCGTTTATCCTTACCTGGCGTAACACAGTAACCTCATTTCTTTTTGTTTTCGTGGGCAGTTTTATCTCACTGGCAGCCAAAGCTCAGCTCAAAGCCGATTTCAGCGCCAACAGCGTGAGTGAATGTGAGTCGCTCATTACGGCTTTTACAGACCGCTCCTCCGGCAACCCGGTATCCTGGAAATGGGACCTGGGTAACGGTTACACCTCTACGGAAAGAAATCCCCGCGCGTCTTACGTGAAGCCGGGTAAGTATACGGTTACCCTGACAGTAAAAGATGCCAGCGGCGCCACCTCTACTGAAAAGAAAGATGCCTATATCAATGTAAGGTCTAAACCGGTAGTGAATTTTGGCGTTTCCAATGCCAAAGGCTGCGCCCCTTTTACCACCACCTTCACGGATAAATCAACAGCTGTAGATGGCACGCTTGATAAATATAGCTGGGACTTCGGCGATGGTTCTGTTGGTGATGGCAAAACGGCGACGCATACCTACTATAATCCCGGTACCTATACGGTGATACTCACCGTCACTAACAGCTATGGCTGTACGAATTACAAAATGATTGAAAAAATAGTGGATGTTGCACCTGCGATCAATGCTGACTTTACGGTGAATGAAAAAATACTTTGTAAAGCGCCGGTGGATGTTATCTTTAAAAATACCTCTACTGGTCCGGGTACCCTGAGTTATAAATGGACATTTGACGATGGCGGTTCCAGTACGCTGAAA
Coding sequences within:
- a CDS encoding MFS transporter translates to MDATFPYPARWRALAVLLMGAFLSPLDFFIVNIALPAMREGLHASSSELQFIVTGYGAAYAVFVVTGGRLGDIYGRKRVFIIGMCVFTLTSAICAFAPNAGILIAARIVQGLSAAMLAPQVLSSIRVIFPAAEQPRAMGLFGATFGLASIAGQLCGGLLLEWHPFGLTWETVFLINIPIGIAAVILAMRFIPENRPEKRLRLDIPGVILISAALFLFIYPLIKGREAGWPLWVFICMALAIPVMLWFVRTEQRIIREGRDPLIYLQLFRDKRFLTGLTVIFLFNNTASFFMVYPVYLQSGFHWTVLQAGLAVLPYAAGFFIGPAVSAALARRFREKVLLIGLLLLSTGFLLSVPALWFQPLPGVVLYAALLCAGVGHGIVMPVIVRMVLAGIPVETAGLAAGVVSTTMQMGSALGVAVLGTVFFSVLPVTGSYASAFMVVLGLLGILEGVALSYSRKLIKMIQQ
- a CDS encoding AraC family transcriptional regulator gives rise to the protein MYTKETKQPFDLLLQEMDSWEALPYAHNFFELIYIREGKGSITVNNNSHAYTKENIFLLTPTDKYHFDIEDPTQFLFIRFTDLSFSRFEDETAHLEFCDWTKKTQYLFNNLQSKTGSLFRSEADAAFGNALLTAIVREYQQQEAGYQLVLRQSVTILLNILARNVSLGEPARLQKKTPKNDIIQIVGYIQQHIHAPELLKIKVMAAHFHFSQNYLGAYFRERTGESIQDYVINYKLKLVETRLAHSNMRISEIAEELHFTDESYLSRLFKKYRGMTPGAYRKMLAKV
- the mgrA gene encoding L-glyceraldehyde 3-phosphate reductase, with product MQYTPATDRYDHMTYQRCGRSGIQLPALSLGLWHNFGSIDNFENGRSIIRHAFDKGITHFDLANNYGPQPGSAEENFGRILKKDFTGHLRDELIISTKAGYTMWPGPYGDKGSRKYLISSLDQSLRRMQLDYVDIFYSHRPDPDTPLEETMGALHSIVQQGKALYVGLSNYTAEQSEKAINLLKQLGTPCLIHQPKYSMFERWVENGLLDVLENHGVGCIPFSPLAQGLLTDRYLHGIPAGSRASRPSGFLQEKEITPEKIEQVKKLHELARHRGQSLAQMAIAWLLKDKRITTVLIGASSVAQLDDNLLALQQTAFTPAELQTIENILRNGA
- a CDS encoding NADH:flavin oxidoreductase/NADH oxidase, whose translation is MTHLFSPLQLREVTLRNRIAVSPMCEYSSEDGFATDWHLVHLGSRAVGGAGLVLTEATAISPEGRISPQDLGIWKEEHLDMLQRITAFVESQGAVPGIQLAHAGRKASTLRPWDGTGLVAPADGGWQTVAPSAIPFKEDFPIPEALTETGIRKVLDDFQAATIRARKAGFKVVEIHAAHGYLLHNFLSPLSNTRTDAYGGSFDNRIRLLVQTVEAVREVWPEQYPLLVRISATDWAEGGWNLEESVKLAAVLKNKGVDLIDCSSGGLAAHQQIVAGPLYQTPFAAAIRRETGIATGAVGMITTAAEAASIIAEEQADLVLMARELLRDPYFPLRAAHELDDDSMQWPVQYERAKPRKVR